Proteins from one Impatiens glandulifera chromosome 2, dImpGla2.1, whole genome shotgun sequence genomic window:
- the LOC124927716 gene encoding transcription factor PRE6-like, protein MSSRRSRSNESRTITGSTISDDQIADLVSKLQQLIPQIRHNRRSTADKVSASRVLEETCNYIRSLNSEVDGLSERLSELLASTNDNTVQADIIRSLLM, encoded by the exons ATGTCGAGTAGAAGGTCACGTTCTAATGAATCAAGAACTATTACTGGTTCAACAATCAGCGATGATCAAATTGCTGATCTTGTGTCCAAGCTACAACAACTCATACCACAAATTCGCCATAACCGGCGTTCCACCGCAGACAAG GTTTCAGCATCAAGGGTATTAGAGGAAACATGCAACTACATAAGAAGCTTGAACAGTGAAGTGGACGGCCTTAGTGAACGCTTGTCAGAGCTTCTGGCTTCAACAAATGACAACACTGTCCAGGCCGACATTATTAGGAGCTTACTTATGTAA